The following coding sequences lie in one Arachis hypogaea cultivar Tifrunner chromosome 4, arahy.Tifrunner.gnm2.J5K5, whole genome shotgun sequence genomic window:
- the LOC112795901 gene encoding polyadenylate-binding protein RBP45: MMQPGPGMPPTNMGQQPPQQYQQQPPQQQPPYMMMPPQPQAPPPMWAPSAQAPPQQVAQPQQSAQPTSADEVRTLWIGDLQYWMDENYLYTCFAHTGEVTSVKVIRNKQTGQSEGYGFIEFGSRAGAERVLQSYNGAIMPNGGQSFRLNWATFSAGEKRHDDSPDHTIFVGDLAADVTDYLLQETFRTRYSSVKGAKVVIDRLTGRTKGYGFVRFADESEQMRAMTEMQGVLCSTRPMRIGPASNKNPATQQKASYQNPQGAQNENDPTNTTIFVGNLDPNVTDDLLRQVFGQYGELVHVKIPTGKRCGFVQFADRSCAEEALRVLNGSQLGGQNVRLSWGRSPSNKQSQPETNQWSGGSGTGGSGGYYGYAQGYENYGYAPTGQDPNMYGSYPGYPNYQPPQQQQQLGYS, encoded by the exons ATGATGCAGCCAGGACCCGGAATGCCTCCAACAAACATGGGCCAGCAGCCACCACAGCAGTACCAACAGCAGCCGCCGCAGCAGCAACCGCCATACATGATGATGCCGCCTCAGCCTCAGGCGCCCCCACCCATGTGGGCTCCTTCCGCCCAGGCGCCGCCTCAGCAGGTTGCTCAGCCGCAGCAATCGGCTCAGCCAACCAGCGCCGACGAGGTCCGCACCCTCTGGATCGGAGACTTGCAGTACTGGATGGACGAGAACTACCTCTACACCTGCTTCGCTCACACCGGCGAG GTGACCTCAGTAAAGGTTATCCGGAACAAGCAAACTGGTCAGTCTGAGGGTTATGGTTTTATCGAGTTTGGTAGCCGGGCCGGAGCTGAGAGAGTGCTCCAGTCATATAACGGAGCGATTATGCCAAATGGTGGGCAGAGCTTCAGATTGAACTGGGCTACATTTAGTGCCGGTGAGAAGCGTCATGATGATAGTCCAGATCACACCATATTCGTTGGTGATTTGGCTGCAGATGTTACTGATTACCTCCTTCAGGAGACATTTAGGACTCGTTATAGCTCGGTGAAGGGggcaaaagttgtgattgataGGCTCACTGGCCGGACTAAGGGTTATGGTTTTGTAAGATTTGCGGATGAAAGTGAACAAATGAGGGCTATGACTGAGATGCAAGGGGTTCTTTGTTCAACTAGACCCATGAGGATTGGACCGGCCTCTAATAAAAATCCTGCCACTCAGCAGAAAG CATCTTATCAGAATCCTCAAGGTGCACAGAACGAGAATGATCCAACTAATACAACA ATTTTTGTGGGCAATTTGGACCCCAACGTCACTGATGATCTTCTGAGACAAGTTTTTGGTCAGTACGGAGAGTTAGTTCATGTGAAGATTCCAACGGGCAAGCGATGTGGGTTTGTCCAATTTGCAGACAG GAGCTGTGCAGAAGAGGCACTAAGGGTTTTGAATGGATCCCAGTTGGGTGGACAAAATGTACGGCTCTCATGGGGCCGCAGCCCTTCAAACAAACAG TCTCAGCCGGAAACAAACCAGTGGAGTGGCGGGAGTGGTACCGGCGGGAGTGGCGGATACTATGGATACGCTCAAGGCTATGAAAATTATGGTTATGCTCCTACTGGACAGGACCCCAACATGTATGGCAGTTATCCGGGGTATCCTAACTACCAACCTCCGCAGCAACAGCAGCAATTAGGATATAGTTGA
- the LOC112795900 gene encoding 15.4 kDa class V heat shock protein yields the protein MEFSASHSVPWQFLLPSHLLFPYDFIPENYVHWTETPDSHIFSADIPGVRKEELRVEVEDSRYLIIRTEAVDEFSSEPARKFRRKFRLPGRVDLDAISAGYEDGVLTITVPRSLRRGFYIDPNDVPHTLDNVLARAA from the exons ATGGAGTTCTCAGCATCCCACTCTGTACCATGGCAATTCCTTCTCCCTTCCCATCTCCTCTTCCCATATGACTTCATCCCTGAAAACTATGTTCACTGGACTGAGACCCCTGATTCTCACATTTTCTCAGCTGATATTCCTG GTGTGAGGAAAGAAGAACTGAGAGTGGAGGTTGAGGACTCAAGGTACCTTATAATAAGAACAGAAGCAGTGGATGAATTCTCAAGTGAGCCAGCAAGGAAGTTCAGGAGGAAGTTTAGGCTTCCAGGGAGGGTTGATCTTGATGCAATCTCTGCTGGCTATGAAGATGGTGTCTTAACCATCACAGTTCCAAGGTCACTTAGGAGAGGCTTCTACATTGACCCCAATGATGTTCCTCATACATTGGATAATGTTCTTGCAAGAGCTGCTTAA
- the LOC112795899 gene encoding derlin-2.2, with translation MAQAVEEWYKQMPVITRSYLTAAVVTTIGCSLDIISPYHLYLNPRLVVKQYQFWRLITNFLYFRKMDLDFLFHMFFLARYCKLLEENSFRGRTADFFYMLLFGATVLTGIVLLGGMIPYLSESFAKIIFLSNSLTFMMVYVWSKQNPFIHMSFLGLFTFTAAYLPWVLLGFSVLVGASAWVDLLGMIAGHAYYFLEDVYPRMTGRRPLKTPAFIKALFADDTVVVARPANVRFAAPPVDERHQD, from the exons ATGGCGCAAGCGGTTGAAGAATGGTATAAGCAGATGCCAGTTATCACGCGCTCTTACCTCACTGCTGCTGTTGTCACCACCATCGGTTGTTCCCTCGAT ATAATTTCACCTTATCATTTGTACTTAAACCCTAGATTGGTGGTGAAGCAATATCAGTTCTGGCGTCTAATTACTAATTTCTTGTACTTCAGGAAAATGG ACTTGGATTTCTTGTTTCACATGTTTTTTCTTGCTCGGTACTGCAAGCTTCTGGAGGAGAACTCCTTTAGGGGAAGGACTGCTGATTTCTTTTATATGCTTTTGTTCGGTGCCACGGTGTTGACTGGAATCGTTCTTCTTGGAGGGATGATACCTTATTTGTCAGAGTCATTTgcgaaaattatttttcttagtaACTCTCTGACATTTATGATG GTTTATGTATGGAGCAAACAGAACCCCTTTATTCACATGAGTTTCCTAGGACTCTTTACCTTCACAGCTGCCTACCTCCCATGG GTTCTCTTGGGATTCTCGGTCCTTGTTGGTGCTAGTGCTTGGGTGGATCTACTG GGGATGATTGCTGGCCATGCATACTATTTTCTTGAAGATGTGTATCCTAGGATGACTGGTCGTCGCCCGCTAAAAACGCCGGCATTCATCAAAGCTCTATTTGCGGATGATACAGTAGTTGTGGCACGGCCTGCCAATGTCAGATTTGCTGCTCCACCAGTAGATGAACGTCATCAAGATTGA
- the LOC112795898 gene encoding tobamovirus multiplication protein 1, translating into MEVPGAVAVLNEWSWWDRVNNNSDWQKAIFYFLCAAYALVSSVALIQLIRIELRVPEYGWTTQKIFHLMNFLVNALRALVFGFHSQVFLLHPKVLILVLLDLPGILFFSTYTLLVLFWAEIYRQARSLSTDNFRLVYISINAAVYFIQVCIWLYLWIDHNSVIELVGNIFIAAVSFMAALGFLIYGGRLFFMLRRFPIESKGRRKKLHEVGFVTAICFTCFLIRCIMVFLSAFDSDASLEVLDHPILDLIYYMLVEILPSALVLFILRKLPPKRISAQYHPIR; encoded by the exons ATGGAGGTTCCAGGTGCAGTTGCAGTGTTGAACGAGTGGAGCTGGTGGGACCGCGTCAACAACAACTCTGACTGGCAGAAGGCCATTTTCTACTTCCTCTGCGCCGCCTACGCCCTAGTCTCCTCCGTCGCCCTG ATTCAATTGATTCGAATCGAGCTGAGAGTCCCCGAATATGGTTGGACCACCCAGAAGATCTTCCATCTCATGAACTTCCTCGTCAACGCTCTACGCGCCCTCGTCTTTGGATTTCACTCCCAAGTCTTCCTCCTCCATCCCAAGGTGTTGATTTTGGTGCTCTTGGATCTTCCTGGCATCCTCTTTTTCTCTACTTACACACTTCTGGTCCTTTTCTGGGCTGAAATTTATCGTCAG GCAAGGAGTTTGTCCACTGATAATTTCAGGCTTGTTTATATCTCTATCAATGCTGCCGTCTATTTCATCCAG GTTTGTATTTGGCTGTACCTCTGGATAGATCACAATAGTGTCATTGAGCTCGTTGGAAATATATTCATTGCAG CTGTGTCATTTATGGCTGCATTAGGGTTCCTTATATATGGAGGAAG ATTATTTTTCATGTTGAGGCGTTTCCCAATCGAATCAAAGGGTAGAAGGAAGAAGCTTCATGAG GTCGGATTTGTCACAGCCATCTGTTTCACATGTTTTTTGATAAGATGCATCATG GTTTTTCTGTCTGCATTTGATTCAGATGCATCTCTTGAAGTTTTGGATCACCCTATTTTGGACTTAATATACTACATG CTTGTTGAGATTCTGCCTTCAGCTTTAGTCCTCTTCATCCTACGCAAATTGCCCCCAAAGAGGATATCAGCACAATATCACCCTATCCGTTAA